CGGGCGCGGCGTCGGACACAGGAGCGCGCGGGCGAACAGGGTGGCCAGGCGCCGCTTGCCCAAGCCCCGCGCACCGACCACCAACAGCGCATGGGGCAGCCGATCCGCCGCCTGCGCCTGCCGCAGCCGCGCCCAGGCCGGTTCCAGCCAGGGCAGCAGTTCGCCATCGGCAGAGACTTTGGTAAGGGGGTCAGTCATCATTTGCGGACAAATAATCTTCTCTCGACTCCACGAACTCGCCGATGATTCGAGTCACGGCGGCAGTCACCTCGCCTAAGGGCCGGGTCGCGTCCAGCACCCGATAGCGCTGCGGGCAGGCGGCGGCGCGCCCGCGATAGACGGCGCGGGCGGCCGCGAAAAAGCCCAGCCGCTCGGCCTCGAAACGGTCCGGCTCACCCCGCCTCCGCGCCCGCGCCAGGCCGAGTTCCGGGGGCAGATCGAAGAGGAGCGTGAGATCCGGGCGCAGGTCTCCCTGGACCAGGTCCTCGAGCGCCGCGATGCGCGCCTGGGCGATCCCGCGGCCCCCGCCCTGATAGGCGTAGGTGGCATCGGTGAAGCGGTCGCACAGTACCCAGGTGCCCGCGGCCAGGGCGGGCTCGATGACCTGGGCCAGGTGCTCGGCGCGGGCGGCGAAGACCAGCAACAGTTCCGTCGTCCCGCCCATGCCCGTATTGGCCCGATCCAGCAGCAGGGCGCGGATGCGCTCGGCGATCGGCGAGCCCCCGGGCTCACGGGTCGTGACGACGCCGCGCCCGCGCGCCCGCAGCCAGTCCGCCAGGGGGGCAATCTGGGAGGACTTGCCGGCCCCCTCGATCCCCTCGAAGGTGATGAATCGTCCGCGCTCGGTCATCCTAATACATTTTCATAAATAATGTTTTTCGCGTAACGACCCCAACGGGGTCGCACATACCAGCCCAGGGCAACGCCCTGGGGATGGGGTATTGTAGAGTTCAGCCCTGAAAGGGCGTGACATAACGGCGTGGCTCCTTATGTCACGCCCTTTCAGGGCTAGGCCGAATAAACAACGCTATCCCAGGGCGTTGCCCTGGGCTGGTATATCGCGCCCCTGCGGGGCTTGAGCAGCCTTTTCGCGCCATTGTCGTTGTCGTTGTCGTTGTCGTTGTCGTAATCGAGGTTATCGTAACGCCCCGGATTCTTTCGCACCCATATTTTCTTCGCGTCTCCGATTACGATTACGACAACGGCAACGACT
The DNA window shown above is from Candidatus Thiodictyon syntrophicum and carries:
- the tmk gene encoding dTMP kinase, which gives rise to MTERGRFITFEGIEGAGKSSQIAPLADWLRARGRGVVTTREPGGSPIAERIRALLLDRANTGMGGTTELLLVFAARAEHLAQVIEPALAAGTWVLCDRFTDATYAYQGGGRGIAQARIAALEDLVQGDLRPDLTLLFDLPPELGLARARRRGEPDRFEAERLGFFAAARAVYRGRAAACPQRYRVLDATRPLGEVTAAVTRIIGEFVESREDYLSANDD